The following nucleotide sequence is from Rhizobium binae.
CGACGAGCCGGCCTGCGCGTAGATCGTCTGCCGCGATCAATCGCGTGGCCAAGGCGACTCCCTGGCCCGTGACGGCCGCGTCCACCGTGAGATTTGCTGACCACAATCGCGGACCGTTCAATAAAACCTCATGTTCGAAACCGGCTTTGCGGAACCACTGTCGCCATTGATCGCGGCTTTCCTCGTGGATGAGAGGCTGGCGAACCAAATCGTCAAGGGTCCGGACGGGCGCATTTCTGCTGATCCAATCGGGGCTCGCAACCGGGAACATCCGAGGCCTTTCCAGCAGGATCCAGCGGACGTTTCCTCTTGGTTCCTCCGAATAGCGGATGTCGACATCGGCCTCGTAGCGGCTGAAATCCGGCTCGAGGTCGGTGGCACGCATGACGAAGTCGATGCCGGGCAAAGCGAGCTGAAGCTGGTTGAAGCGCGGCGTCAGCCAGCGCGTTGCGAGGCCGGGGACGCACCAGACGCGCAAGACCGTGCGACTGATGGCGGGCCGCAGTTCAGCGGTCGATTTAGCGATAAGGTCGAAAGCCGTTCCCACAGTTTCTGCAAAAAGCCTGCCTTCCACCGTCAGCCTGATGCCGCGCGGGCCGGCATCGACAAGCCGCGTGCCCAGCCAGGCTTCAAGGTTTCGGACATGCCGGGATATGACCGTATGGCTGAGGTTGAGATCATCGGCGGCCTTGCGCATCGAGCCCAATCGACTGACCGCTTCGAAGGCGCGGACCATGGACAAGGGCGGCAAACGCCCACGTGGCGGATCGCCATCAAGCTCGGTTGCTTCTGCTTTCCCTCTGCGCAAGCGTATCCCCCAATGAAATGGGCTGTGATTGAACCGAAGTCAGACTGCTGTGCACCGCCCGTTATGCCACAAAAACTCGAACGGCCTGTGTCATGAAGAGTGGCGCACCGTGGTGCATACAATGCACCACTATTTCCTCGAATGGAATTCGGCTTTTTTGAGCCCAAGCACGTGGATTCCCGACGGAGCCGGTTTGAAGACTGGCAATGGCTGGTCTCGCGTGGTGCATCCAATGTCCCACCGCGGGCAAGAAAAAGCGCCTTCTCGCTGCCCGGGACATAGGTCAGCATTGCCGCATCACTAACAAACAGGGGAAAAAGAATGAACCTCAACAAAACCTCGACGATCGCAGCTCTGGGCCTGTTGTCGCTGACGCTTGCCGACGGACCTGGCATGGCCAGGGATCTCACCGTGGCGTCCTGGGGCGGGAATTTTCAGGATGCCCAGCGGGAGATCTACTTCAAGCCCTTCTCTCAACAGACCGGCAAGCCGCTGCTGGATGAGGGGTGGGATGGCGGCATCGGTGTTCTCCAGGCCAAGGTCAAGGCAGGCAGCCCTTCCTGGGATGTCGTGGAGGTCGAAGCCGATGAACTGGCACTCGGCTGTGCCGACGGGCTTTTCGAAAAGGTGGACTGGAATAGGCTTGGCGGCAAGGATGCTTTTCTGCCTTCGGCCGTCAATGATTGTGGCGTCGGCGCCATCGTCTGGTCGACCGCAATCGCCTATGACGGCGCCAAGATTGCCGATGGTCCCAAGTCGTGGGCCGATTTTTGGGACGTGCAGAAATTTCCAGGCAAGCGCGCCCTTCGCAAGGGGCCGAAATACACGCTCGAGTTCGCGCTGATGGCCGACGGCGTTCCGGCTGACAAGGTTTACGACGTCCTGGCGACGCCGGAGGGCGTGGATCGTGCCTTCGCCAAACTCGATGGCCTCAAGCCGAACCTCGTCTGGTGGACGTCGGGCGCTCAGCCGCTGCAACTGCTTGCTTCCGGTGAAGTGGCCATGACCAGCGCCTATAACGGCCGCATTACCGGCATCAACCGTTCCGAGGGCAGGGCGTTCAAGGTCGTCTGGCCCGGCAGCATCTACGCGGTGGACAGCTGGGTCGTCCTGAAGGGTGCTGAAAACAAGGACGCGGCTTTCGACTTCATCGCCTTCGCCAGCAAGCCGGAAAGCCAGGCGAAACTGCCGCAATATATCGCCTACGGCCTCACGAACAGGGTAGCGGACAAGAACCTGCCACCGGACCAGCTCGCAGACCTGCCGACTGCGACCGCCAACATGGCCGGAGCACTGAGCCTCGATACGGACTTCTGGATCGACAATTCGGAAGCTCTGACAAAGAGGTTCGACGCCTGGCTGGCGCAATAGCAGAGCTATTTCCTCGCCCACGGATTGCTCCAAGAAGCAATCCGTGGGTCTCCGCATTTAAGAAACGACCATCCGAACGGAGGGCCATCATGGCTACCCCGCGCATACGCTTTGACAGAATCTCCAAATCCTTCGGTACATTTCAGGTCGTCAAGGACCTGTCGCTCGATATCGGCAAGGGCGAATTCGTCAGCCTTCTGGGACCCTCGGGCTCGGGCAAAACGACGTTGCTGATGATGCTTGCAGGATTTGAAAATCCGACCAGCGGCGGCATCTTTCTCGATGATCACCGTATCGACCACCTGCCGCCACACCGGCGCGAAATGGGCGTCGTCTTCCAGAATTACGCTCTCTTTCCCCACATGTCGATCGCCGACAACATCGCCTTTCCGCTCAAAATGCGCGGCGTCGGACGCAGCGAGATCGAGGATCGGGTGATGCGCGCGCTCGACATGGTGCAACTGTCGGCAATGAGCGGCCGAAAGCCGGCCCAGCTTTCCGGCGGTCAGCAGCAGCGTGTGGCACTTGCCCGCGCGCTGGTATTCGAGCCCACCGTGGTGCTGATGGACGAGCCGCTCGGGGCGCTCGACAAGCACCTGCGCGAACAGATGCAGCTCGACATCCGCGACCTTCACAAACGCTTGGAACTGACCGTGGTATTCGTAACCCACGATCAGTCCGAGGCGCTTACCATGTCGGACCGGATTGCGGTCTTCAACCATGGCAAAATCGAACAGATCGGTTCACCGCGTGAGATCTATGACCGTCCGCGAACGCGTGTCGTCGCCGAATTCATAGGCGAAACCAACCTGATAGAAGGAACGGTGAAGGCAACGGATCCGACCGGGACGGCAGTCGAGATCGTCGACGGGCGGCACGTGGTCGTATCAGGCGGCGGCTCCCTCTCTGTCGGAAGCCGCGTCCATATTTCTGTCCGTCCCGAGCGGATTTCTCTGGCGGCACGGGGACAGGGTTCGCCAGCCAATGCCCTGCCGACAAAGATACTCGACAGCGTATACCAGGGCGATCATCTACGGGTGCAGCTCGACGAGGATGCCTTCCGCTTCGTGGTTCGAACCGACAGGCGATCGGCGGAGTGGCCACCGGGGTCCGACGTGATGGCGCATTTCTCGCCGGACGACTGCTGGGTGATTGCCGCATGAGCGCTTTCCGTCAACGTCTCGGCACCTTTGCTCTCGTGCTTCCGCTCGCCTTGTTTCTGAGTGTCTTCTTTATCTGGCCGCTCCTGACTGTGCTCGGTCAAGCGGTGTCGGATCCGGTCGTGAGCCAAAACCTGCCGCTCACAACAGCCGCTATTTCCAGCTGGGACCGTATCTCCGCGCCTTCGGACACCATTCACACTGCGCTTGTCGATGATCTGAAATCGATCAAGGACGACCAAAACCTAGGCGAGGTAGTGAGACGGTTGAACAGTGCCCAGCCAGGCTTCCGCACTCTGATGAGGAAGACCATAACGGCTGTGAGAGATGGCACGCCGCCGTTCGTCCTTGAAGAGGTCGATCCACGATGGAACGACATAGCGTTTTGGCGGGCAATCGCCGAAGCCATCAGCCCCTATACCGATCGCAATCTTCTTGCTGCCATCGATCTTCAACATGATGCCGCAGGGGCGATCGTGGCCATGCCGGCCGAGGAGTCGGCCAATCGGGCAATTCTCCTGAGAACCTTCGCTGTGGCTGCTGTCGTGACCTTGGCGACTTGCGTCATCGGGTTGCCATACGCGATGCTGGCGGCGGCCTCGAACGGCTGGCGACGCCAGCTTCTCCTGGCCGCAGTGCTTCTGCCGCTGTGGACGTCGCTTCTGGTGCGCACCGCAGCCTGGTATATTCTTCTTCAGGATAAAGGCCTCATCAACTCGGTGCTGATGTCGCTCGGCCTCGTCAGCGGTCCCTTGCCGCTGCTCTTCAACAGGACAGGTGTCATCATCGCCATGACGCATGTGTTGCTGCCTTTCATGGTCCTGCCGATCTACAGCGTTCTCATCGCCATCCCGCGAAACCTCATGCCGGCGGCCGCTTCCCTCGGTGCAAGGCCGATCAGAGCCTTCCTGCATATTCTGCTGCCTTTGACGCTACGAGGTATCGCCTCCGGCGGCCTGCTCGTTTTCATGGCGGCGCTCGGCTACTACATCACGCCCGCGCTTATCGGCGGGCCGAAGGACCAGATGATCAGTTCGGTCATTGCCTTCTACGCCACAGGCTCCGCCAATTGGGGCATGGCGGGGGCACTGGGCATTGTGCTGCTCGCCGTCACGATCGTGCTTTACGGCATCTATGGGCGGCTTTCCATGAAGACGACAAGGGCATGAGATGATGGCGCGGCTATTCAAATTCGCGTTCGGCGCGGCAGCGGTCGTTTTTCTGCTGGCTCCCCTTTTGGCGATCCTTCCGATCGCATTTACCTCCAGCAGCTTCCTAGCCTATCCCATTCCGGCCTTCTCGACCCGCTGGTTTGCAGAGCTTGCAAATACCGAGGCCTGGCGGCGATCCATTGTCAACAGCTTGCTGATCGGCACGGGAACCACCCTGCTGTCGACGGTGCTCGGCATGTTGGCGGCGCTCGCATTGCGCAGGCGCATCGTCTTCGGTTCGGCATTGCGAACGATCTTCCTCCTGCCCATGGTCGTTCCGGCAGTCGTACTCGGCGTCGGCCTGCAGATCCTGTTTGCCCGGCTCGGATTTGCGCACACTTTTGCAGCCGTCATCGTGGCGCACACCGTTGTCGCCGTGCCCTTTGTGCTGGTCAGCATCACCGCATCGCTCGAAGGTATCGACTATCGGGTCGAGCGCGCGGCGGCGAGCCTGGGCGCTTCGCCCCGGCGGGTTTTCTGGAAAATAACGCTTCCGCTCGCTGTGCCGGGGGTGCTGTCGGGCGCAGTGCTTGCCTTTGCCACATCGCTGGACGAGGTCGTGCTGACCCTTTTTGTTGCCGGACCGAACCAGCTGACACTCGCGCGTCAGATGTTCTCCTCGATCCGCGAAAACATCAGCCCGGCAATCGTCGCTGCCGCATTCCTGTTCATCGTGGGAACGGTCCTTCTTGGCGGCATGCTGGCGGCCCTACACAGGCGGGCCCGTCTGGTGACCGCAGGCTGAGATCTCGATCGCCTTCGGGGACGATCTCAAACTGCGGAATGGCAGATAACGCTACCAAGGCAAAAACACGTAAGCAAATGAACATCAGGAGGATATCGTGAGCGCCACCTTGCTTACCGACCGGAAGAATGCCGCGATTTCGCGCGGTGTCGGCATGACCACCCAGATCTATGCGGACCGCGCAGAGAATGCCGAAATCTGCGACAAGGAGGGCCGCCGCTATATCGATTTCGCCACCGGCATCGCCGTGCTCAACACCGGTCACCGCCATCCCAGGGTTATCGCAGCCGTCAAGGAGCAACTCGACCACTTTACCCACACCTGCCATCAGGTCGTGCCCTACGAGAACTACGTCAGCCTCGGTTGAACGCGCTGTTGCCCGACAATTTCCAGAAGAAGACGCTCTTCGTCACCACTGGCGCCGAGGCGGTCGAGAATGCCGTCAAGATTGCCCGCGCCGCCACCGGCCGCTCGGCCGTCATCGCCTTCAGCGGCGGTTTCCATGGCCGCACCTTCATGGGCATGGCGCTAACCGGCAAGGTCGTGCCTTATAAGATCGGCTTCGGCGCGATGGCCGGCGACGTGTTCCATGTTCCTTTCCCGGTCGAACTTCACGGCGTCTCCGTCGACCAATCGCTTGCAGCGCTGAAGAAACTCTTCGCCGCCGATGTCGATCCGCAGCGCGTCGCCGCCATTATCCTCGAGCCGGTGCAGGGCGAAGGCGGCTTCTATCCGGCGCCCGTAGCCTTCATGAAAGCACTGCGCGAACTCTGCGACCAGCACGGCATCCTCTTGATCGCTGACGAGGTGCAGACCGGTTTTGCCCGCACCGGCCGGATGTTCGCGATGGATCATCACGAGGTGGCCGCCGACCTGACGACGATGGCGAAAAGCCTTGCCGGCGGCTTCCCGCTCGCCGCAGTCACCGGCCGCTCCGAAGTCATGGACGCGCCAGGACCGGGCGGGCTCGGCGGCACATACGGCGGCAATCCGCTCGGCATCGCAGCCGCCCATGCCGTCCTCGACGTCATCGCGGACGAAGACCTCTGCAGTCGCGCCAACCAGCTCGGCGGACGGCTGAAGCAGCGGCTTGAATCCTTGCGTGAAAAGGTGCCGGAGACTGCCGATATTCGCGGACCCGGCTTCATGAACGCCGTCGAATTCAATGACCGGACGACGGGATTGCCGAGTGCTGACTTCGCCAACAAGGTGCGGCTCACAGCGCTCGACAAGGGGCTGATCCTGCTCACCATTCAGGACGAGGTCTTTGGCGAGGCGCTCGACATTCTCGAGACGTCAATGCTGGAAGCGAGCACGGGCAAGTGACCGCATCGGAACCGCACTCAATTCCCAATGAGGATATGACATGGCTTTCACCACTGCACTGACAAAGCACGTTCCTTTCTCTTCGCCGTTCCTGCGCGCCGCCGGCTATATCAACGGCGTCTGGACCTCAGGCAATGCCACTGGGACTTTCGACGTGCTCAACCCGGCAACCGGCGAACTGCTTGCTTCGCTGCCCGACATGGGGGCAACCGAGACGCGGGCGGCGATCGATGCGGCCCATGCCGCCCAGCCGGCCTGGGCTGCCCGCCCGGCCAAGGAGCGCAGCGCCCTCCTGCGCAAATGGTTCGACCTGATGGTCGCCAATGCCGACGAACTCGCCGCGATCCTGACCGCCGAAATGGGCAAGCCCTTCCCCGAAGCGCGCGGAGAGATCCTGTATGCCGCGTCCTATGTCGAATGGTATGCGGAAGAGGCCAAGCGCATTTACGGCGAGACGATCCCGGCACCTTCCGATGACAAGCGGATGATCGTCATCAAGCAGCCGGTCGGCGTCGTCGGCACGATCACGCCGTGGAATTTCCCGGCGGCTATGATTGCCCGCAAGATCGCGCCGGCGCTGGCCGTCGGCTGCACGGTCGTGTCGAAGCCCGCCGAACAGACGCCGCTGACGGCAATCGCGCTCGCCGTGCTCGCCGAGCAGGCCGGTATTCCGGCCGGCGTCTTCAATCTCATCGTCGGTATCGACGGACCGGCAATCGGCCGCGAGCTCTGCGGCAACAACAAGGTGCGCAAGATAAGCTTCACCGGTTCGACGGAAGTCGGCCGTATCCTGATGCGGCAGTGCGCCGACCAGATCAAGAAGGTCAGCCTGGAGCTCGGCGGCAACGCGCCCTTCATCGTCTTCGACGATGCCGATCTCGACGCCGCCGTCGAAGGCGCGATCGCTTCGAAATACCGCAATGCCGGCCAGACCTGCGTTTGCGCCAACCGCCTCTACATCCAGTCGGGCGTCTATGACGCCTTTGCGGCCAAGCTTGCCGCCAGGGTCGCCGCAATGCCGGTCGGCGACGGCTTCACGGCGGGTGTCGAGATCGGGCCGCTGATCGACGAACAGGGCCTTGCCAAGGTGGAAGATCATGTCGGCGACGCGCTTGCCAAAGGCGCCAAGGTGCTGACCGGCGGCAAGCGCATCGACGGTGCCGGCACCTTCTTTGCGCCGACGGTGCTGACCGGCGTGACCCGCGGCATGACGGTGGCGCGCGAGGAAACCTTCGGACCGGTGGCGCCGCTCTTCCGCTTCGAGACCGCCGAGGATGTCATCGCTGAGGCCAATGACACGGAATTCGGTCTTGCCGCCTATTTCTACGCCGGCGACCTGAAGAAGGTCTGGCGGGTGGCGGAAGCGCTGGAATACGGCATGGTCGGCATCAATACCGGCCTGATGTCGTCAGAGACGGCGCCGTTCGGCGGCATCAAGCAATCCGGACTCGGCCGCGAGGGCTCGCGCCACGGCGCCGACGATTATCTCGAGATGAAATATCTCTGCATCGGCGGCGTCTGATCGGGGGCGTGTTTGTTGGGCCCCCCATGACGCGCTGAGCCGGCTGATTAAGGCACGTATACCGCACATCTCACTCCGCTTTCTGCTCGCCGTTGTGCCAATCGCGCCCGCCCGATGATGGCGGGCTGATGTCGGCTATTCACTTCCGAGTGGTGACGTGAGGACACCACCGAATGGGAGATAAAACGCCTGCACAAATCCAGACGAACGGGGCAACATTCAACGGCATCACTGGGAGGAAAGCAATGTCTGACACTGACGATCATGCTGCCATTTCGGCCTGTATCGCCACTTATCTGGACGGTTTGTACGAAGGGGACGCTGACAAGATCGCGTCGGTCTTTCAACCGACCAGCGAGCTGACGTACGAAGAGCTTGGCGCCGTCCGTATCATTCCGCGCGACGAATGGCTGCAAGCCGTCAGGGATCGCCAGTCTCCTCTTGCTCAGCGATTGCCGCGTCATGATCAGGTGCTGCAAATGGACCAGTCGGCGCCCGGAACGGCGTTCGTCAAACTGAAGTGCGCCGTTCCGCCACGTTACTTCACTGACTATCTGTCGTTGCTGAAAATAGAGGGGCAATGGCAGATCGTTCAGAAGGTTTATGCCATAGAAGGAGGAACATGATGCCCTGTCATGACTCGGCCGATAATGCAGGCTGACGCTGCTTCCGTCCGTGACGGAGCCAGCCTCAGCGAAGGCGGCTCTACATCTCGCAAAAACCAAATACAGCCTCGCAAGCCGCAGGCCTGGCGAGAACGTGCGCACTATACCTTATTCCGTCGGAGACCTCACATGTCCAATTTCACCCGCGCGCTCCATGCTGGCGACATCGCCTTTCATCTCCACAGCTACACCAACGCCAGAGCGCATGAGGAAGCTGGCCCGCTGGCCATCGAGCGCGGCGAGGGGGTGTTCGTCTACGACACTGATGGGCGCCGCTACATCGAAGCGATGGCGGGGCTCTGGAGCGTCGCGCTCGGCTTCGACGAGCCTCGGCTCGTCGAGGCAGCGATCGAGCAGATGCGCAAGCTGCCCTTCTATCACACCTTCACCCACAAGACGCATCAGCCAGCCATCGAGCTTGCCGAGAAGCTCATCTCGCTGGCACCGGTACCGATGAGCAAGGTCCATTTCACCAATTCCGGATCGGAAGCCAACGACACCGTGGTGAAGATGGTGCGCTACTACAACAACGCCCGCGACCTGCCGCGAAAGAAAAAAATCATATCCCGTATCGGCGCTTATCACGGCGTCACCGTGGCCGCCGCAAGCCTGACCGGCCTGCCGAACAACCATCGCGCTTTCGACCTGCCATTGCCGAACATCCTCCATACGCTCTGCCCGCATTACTATCGGTTTGCGGAAGCAGGAGAAACGGAAACCGCCTTTATTGATCGGCTTGCCC
It contains:
- a CDS encoding ABC transporter permease, yielding MSAFRQRLGTFALVLPLALFLSVFFIWPLLTVLGQAVSDPVVSQNLPLTTAAISSWDRISAPSDTIHTALVDDLKSIKDDQNLGEVVRRLNSAQPGFRTLMRKTITAVRDGTPPFVLEEVDPRWNDIAFWRAIAEAISPYTDRNLLAAIDLQHDAAGAIVAMPAEESANRAILLRTFAVAAVVTLATCVIGLPYAMLAAASNGWRRQLLLAAVLLPLWTSLLVRTAAWYILLQDKGLINSVLMSLGLVSGPLPLLFNRTGVIIAMTHVLLPFMVLPIYSVLIAIPRNLMPAAASLGARPIRAFLHILLPLTLRGIASGGLLVFMAALGYYITPALIGGPKDQMISSVIAFYATGSANWGMAGALGIVLLAVTIVLYGIYGRLSMKTTRA
- a CDS encoding ABC transporter substrate-binding protein; this encodes MARDLTVASWGGNFQDAQREIYFKPFSQQTGKPLLDEGWDGGIGVLQAKVKAGSPSWDVVEVEADELALGCADGLFEKVDWNRLGGKDAFLPSAVNDCGVGAIVWSTAIAYDGAKIADGPKSWADFWDVQKFPGKRALRKGPKYTLEFALMADGVPADKVYDVLATPEGVDRAFAKLDGLKPNLVWWTSGAQPLQLLASGEVAMTSAYNGRITGINRSEGRAFKVVWPGSIYAVDSWVVLKGAENKDAAFDFIAFASKPESQAKLPQYIAYGLTNRVADKNLPPDQLADLPTATANMAGALSLDTDFWIDNSEALTKRFDAWLAQ
- a CDS encoding NAD-dependent succinate-semialdehyde dehydrogenase; the protein is MAFTTALTKHVPFSSPFLRAAGYINGVWTSGNATGTFDVLNPATGELLASLPDMGATETRAAIDAAHAAQPAWAARPAKERSALLRKWFDLMVANADELAAILTAEMGKPFPEARGEILYAASYVEWYAEEAKRIYGETIPAPSDDKRMIVIKQPVGVVGTITPWNFPAAMIARKIAPALAVGCTVVSKPAEQTPLTAIALAVLAEQAGIPAGVFNLIVGIDGPAIGRELCGNNKVRKISFTGSTEVGRILMRQCADQIKKVSLELGGNAPFIVFDDADLDAAVEGAIASKYRNAGQTCVCANRLYIQSGVYDAFAAKLAARVAAMPVGDGFTAGVEIGPLIDEQGLAKVEDHVGDALAKGAKVLTGGKRIDGAGTFFAPTVLTGVTRGMTVAREETFGPVAPLFRFETAEDVIAEANDTEFGLAAYFYAGDLKKVWRVAEALEYGMVGINTGLMSSETAPFGGIKQSGLGREGSRHGADDYLEMKYLCIGGV
- a CDS encoding ABC transporter permease yields the protein MMARLFKFAFGAAAVVFLLAPLLAILPIAFTSSSFLAYPIPAFSTRWFAELANTEAWRRSIVNSLLIGTGTTLLSTVLGMLAALALRRRIVFGSALRTIFLLPMVVPAVVLGVGLQILFARLGFAHTFAAVIVAHTVVAVPFVLVSITASLEGIDYRVERAAASLGASPRRVFWKITLPLAVPGVLSGAVLAFATSLDEVVLTLFVAGPNQLTLARQMFSSIRENISPAIVAAAFLFIVGTVLLGGMLAALHRRARLVTAG
- a CDS encoding ABC transporter ATP-binding protein, with protein sequence MATPRIRFDRISKSFGTFQVVKDLSLDIGKGEFVSLLGPSGSGKTTLLMMLAGFENPTSGGIFLDDHRIDHLPPHRREMGVVFQNYALFPHMSIADNIAFPLKMRGVGRSEIEDRVMRALDMVQLSAMSGRKPAQLSGGQQQRVALARALVFEPTVVLMDEPLGALDKHLREQMQLDIRDLHKRLELTVVFVTHDQSEALTMSDRIAVFNHGKIEQIGSPREIYDRPRTRVVAEFIGETNLIEGTVKATDPTGTAVEIVDGRHVVVSGGGSLSVGSRVHISVRPERISLAARGQGSPANALPTKILDSVYQGDHLRVQLDEDAFRFVVRTDRRSAEWPPGSDVMAHFSPDDCWVIAA
- a CDS encoding LysR substrate-binding domain-containing protein, whose amino-acid sequence is MVRAFEAVSRLGSMRKAADDLNLSHTVISRHVRNLEAWLGTRLVDAGPRGIRLTVEGRLFAETVGTAFDLIAKSTAELRPAISRTVLRVWCVPGLATRWLTPRFNQLQLALPGIDFVMRATDLEPDFSRYEADVDIRYSEEPRGNVRWILLERPRMFPVASPDWISRNAPVRTLDDLVRQPLIHEESRDQWRQWFRKAGFEHEVLLNGPRLWSANLTVDAAVTGQGVALATRLIAADDLRAGRLVELLETDVRLGGYYFVGARERWNEVTQARFRTWIQQAITATTGGHSPGGDAVD
- a CDS encoding nuclear transport factor 2 family protein, with product MGDKTPAQIQTNGATFNGITGRKAMSDTDDHAAISACIATYLDGLYEGDADKIASVFQPTSELTYEELGAVRIIPRDEWLQAVRDRQSPLAQRLPRHDQVLQMDQSAPGTAFVKLKCAVPPRYFTDYLSLLKIEGQWQIVQKVYAIEGGT